TATACCTTACTATAATTCCAAGGAATGATATATGAAACAACTACTTATGCTTTTTCTTGTTGTACATACGGTACAGGCAGCAGAAACACCGATCTATCAGACTTCACTCTATACAGGTACGGTCTCTCTGTTTTTATTGCTGGCGGGCATCAGTATCATACTGATGAGAGGAAGGGCCAGAGACAGACAGTTGTTGCAGGAAAAAGAAGAGAAGATACTACAGTTAAGCCAGGACAATATGGAAAATGAACAGCGTCATCTGCAAAGAGAGCGGGAATTTGAAAAAGAGATATTGAAACAGGCACATACGATCGAAAACCTGGAGCTCAAACTGAAAGAGGGAACAAAAAATCAGGTTGTCAGCAAGATCGAAGAACTTCAGAAGAAACGTCAGACGGTACAAAACCGGCTTGCTGAAAATGCATAGGAGAGACTATGGCACAGCATGAACATATGTCCATTCAAAAAAATACTGCCTCCTCCATGGAAGAGCATGATGAACTCTCCGGGCAGACCGCGGCTAAAGTAGCCATGGCACTCAGTGCGCTTGACAGCCGCTACAAAGAAAATATAGCCGATTACGCCCAGGAGCTTCACAGCTGGACACACAGGATCGACAGTGCCCGCATTGAGCTTGAGATGCTGTTTAAACAAAAAGAACCGTATGATGATACCCTGACGGCGGTGGAAAAAGAGATAGAGTATACCCTGCGTCTTCTGCAGCGTCTGACGGATCAGTACATCCAAAAAACAGTGGTCGTTTCCGAACTTGAAGATGAATTGAAGAATCTGGGCCACTCCAAAGAGAGTGAAAGTCTTCTTCAAAACAGGTATACAGAACTGGACAGATTGGAAGCGGAGATAGGGAATCTTGAGCTGACACTCCTGAACCATGAACTTGAAAAACAGAACCTTTTGCTCAAGACCGAACCTATCACACGGAAGATCTCCTCACTGGAACAGAAGATCCGGGAGCTTGAATCCAAAAAACGCTATATCGAATCGGCTTACCTGCACCGCATTACACAGGTCGCATCTATACAGCCGTCGAAACTGCCGCCTGCCGCCATATAAGAAGCTGATGACGAATTTTTCTATTGTGTTGTCATCCTGATACCTTTGAGGTGGCAGGCAATACTCACCTCTTTTCCTGAAAGCCAGATAAAAGCATATATTGCGAACGTTACTTTATGATTTCGATAACCTTTGCGCTATAATATCCCTAAAGGATATCCTCTATTATTAGAGGTTTCCTTCAAATAATATACAAAGTATCCATAACCCATGCAAACCCTCGTCACACTCCTCTCAAATAAAACAAATCTCAAACCCCAAGTCATCAGCAATATTCTCAAACTCCTGGAAGAGGGCGCCACCATCCCGTTCATTGCCCGTTACCGTAAAGAGATGACCGGCGGTGCCAGTGATGGTGAGTTACGTGATTTCTACGAAGCCTATCTTTCATCCAAAAGGCTGCTTGAACGCAAAGAAGAGATTCTGCATATTCTCTTGGAAAAGGAACTACTCACCCCGGCACTCCGTGGCCAGATAGAAGAAGCTGCCACCCTCACAATCCTTGAAGACCTCTATCGACCGTATAAAGAGAAAAAAAATACCAGAGCATCAACTGCCGTCAAAAACGGCCTGGAACCACTTGCAAATATACTCCAGTCGGCAAAGCTGAGCAGGAAAGAATTTGAAGTGAAGGCTGGACAGTTTGCCAGAGGGAATGTGAAGAATGTTCCCGAAGCCATCAAGGGAGCCCAGGATATTATTGCCGAAAGATACGCTGATACAGCCAAAGAACGTACCATTCTTAGAGACCTTCTTCTCAAACACGGGATGCTGGAAGTCAAAACCGGAAAAGAGTTTGAAGCACAGGGTGTCTATAAAAACTACAAAGACCATAAAGAGAAGGTGGCTTTCATTCCCTCGCACCGCTACCTTGCCATCAAAAGAGGAGAGAAAGAGAAGCAGCTATCTGTCAAACTCACTATGGATACAGAACGATACTTCGATACGCTCAAACGCTACAAACTCAAAGAATACATGGACAGCTCTAAAACATTGCTGCTGGAAGCCTACAAGGATGGTTTCAAACGGCTGTTGTTTCCTTCCATTGAAAGAGAAGTATTCGCTCTGCTCAAAGAAAAATCCGATCTGGCTGCTATCGGGGTATTCGGAAAGAACCTGATACAGTTATTTATGACTCCGCCAGTGACCAATAAAGTACTTCTTGGAGCTGACCCTGCCTACAGGACAGGATGCAAGTTGGCTGTACTCGATAAGAACGGAAAGTACCTGGATGATGCCTTGATTTTTCCTACACCTCCGAAGAGTGATTATGAGGGTTCCAGAAAAACAGTACTGGACCTGGTAAAAAAATACAATATACAGGGGATAGCCATAGGGAACGGTACGGCATCCAAAGAGACGCAGGAGTTCTTTGCAAAGATCAACAAAGAGCTAAACGGCCAGTTGAAATATACGGTCGTATCAGAAGCAGGGGCATCTGTTTATTCGGCTTCCAAAGTGGCGGCAGAAGAATATCCCGACCTGGATGTAACTATCAGAGGAGCCATTTCCATAGCAGGACGTGTACGTGATCCGATGGCTGCGCTGGTGAAGATAGATCCCAAGTCATTGGGAATAGGGCAGTATCAGCATGATGTTGACCAGAAACTGCTTGAGAGAAAACTGCATGAAGGTGTAGAAGACCTGGTGAACAGGGTAGGGGCCGATGTGAATTCCGCTTCAGCTTCCCTGCTTTCCTTTGTAGCAGGCGTAGGGCCGAAATTGGCAAAGAGCATCGTAGCCTACAGAGAAAAGAACGGACCTTTCAAAAGCAAAAAAGAGCTTCTGAAAGTCAAAGGCCTTGGCGCCAAAGCCTATGAGCAGCTGGCCGGGTTCATCCGTATACGTGACGGGGAAAGTATATTTGACAATACCGGTATCCACCCGGAGAGTTACAGTGTTGCCAAAGCACTGGAAAAGATCAGCGGTGATATCGACACAAAAGCTCTGTCACAGGAACTGAATGTGGGAGAAGAGACACTTAAAGATATCATCAAAGAACTTGCAAAACCCGGCTTTGATCCCAGGGAAGAGCTTCCGGCCATTCCTTTCAAAGATGATATGACAGATATTTCCATGCTTAGAGAAGGAAGCATCGTTTCAGGTGTGGTAAGGAACATTGCCGACTTTGGCGCCTTTGTGGATATAGGACTGAAGAATGACGGGATGATCCATATCTCCCAAATGAGTGATAAACGTATTGCCCATCCGCTTGAAGTGCTTTCGGTCAATCAGTATCTGCCTCAGATTGAGGTGATCTCGATCGATGTGGAGAAGGGGAAGGTGAGGTTGAGTTTGAAGAGCATTTTATAAACCTCCACGCACTAAGCATTTATTCCGGTTATCCATTGATTAATCATTATTTTTAATACATTCATCTTCCAGGGTTATAATACTCTCAACAAAGAGAGAGATTATTCATAATGAAGGTGAGAGTTGTTTTAATATGAGGAAATATCTGGTTATGATCACAGGGAGCCTTTTGGCAATAGGGTTACAGGGCTGTGGGGAGCCTTCACTTGAGAAGATCAAAACAAAGATCGTGAAGGTTGAAACACCCCATGGGGAATATACCACGGTGAACAAAAGTTCCGGGGCATACGGGAAATACCAGATCATGCCGAAAACCGCAAAACATTACACCAGAAAACTCAATATACCTCACAGGGAATGGAAAAAACCTGAAAATCAGGACAAGATTTTTACCGCGCTGCTGGAAGACAACATAAACAACCTCAAAAAATATGGCTTCAAGCCAGATGCTTTTACCGTTTATGGCTGTCATCAGCAGGGAGCGACAGGTTTTGTGTGTATAATGACAAATAAAAACCTTTCCAACAAAGCCTATATGCGATTGAGAAGAAACTTGCCAAAGAAATACAGAAACGTAAATAAAAATGAATTAAGAGAAACATGGATAGAGTATTGGAAAAATAGAATGAGGGAAGTGTGAAACCTATGACTCCCACACTCTATTGCGTCGATGTAGAATCTACAGGTGTCGACTTGAAGAACGACAGACTTATCCAACTTGCTTTTTTGAAAGTGCAGGGTGAGAAGATAGAAGCGTTCAACGATCTGTGTTATACCGATATAGAGATGAACGACACGGTGATAGCCGTACATAATATTACCAATGCCATGCTTGAAGACAAATACTGGCCCTATGAGACAGATGCTTTCATAGAACTTGAGAAGGGAAACAAACCTTCCAACTATTTCATTGCGCACGGAAATGAGCTTGATGTTGCAATGCTTGAGCATGAAGAGCTTTTTTTGAAGATGCAAAAGATCGACACGGACAAATGTGCGAGACTCCTGCTGAAAGAGGCGAACAGTTATAAACTGGGGGATCTCATTACCGGCTACAAGCTCACTTCAAAAGCGGAAGCCATAGCTAAAAAGATCGGCCTGGAAGATATCGATGCGCATGATGCACTGAGTGATGCCCTGTGGCACTATGTTCTCTTTGAACTGCTTCTTGAAAAGGCAGGTGGTGACATAGATGCTCTGGTGACTCTTACGGTAGAACCTATGATGCTGGAGAAGATCACGTTTGGCAAATACAAAGGGAAGAGCTTTGAAGAGATATCTGAAAAAAGTCCTCTCGATCTGGTTTGGATGTATGCCAATATGGCAGCCGACTGGCCCGACCTGGAGTATACGCTCACCCACTGGCTGAAACAGAAAGAATTTTTTTGGAACAAGGCTCAGCAGGAGAGAAAAGAGGCGGAACTTCTCCGGTTCTGATAATAAACGAACAGTATAATCCAGGGTTAACCCTTCAGATCGACCATTCATGCATCCGCAACTGAACACGTAATGACTTCACGGGCCAAATTACACCAGTGTGCTGTCCGATCGAGTATGGTGGGGTTACAGCTGACGACGATGTGCTTACTCTCTGCCAGCAATATATCTGTGCGTTCTGTCGTTTCAGTGGTGAAGGGCACTATCCTGTGAGTGATTTTATGGTGCTTTGGCATATTTTGGCATATATAGAGAGATACTGGGGAAGATCTCAAGCATCCATTGTTAATAAAAATACATCTGAATATTACATACTCTGTATTGTATTGTTCAGAAAAAGTCCCAGAATAATTATGAGGCTGATACCGGCCGATTTTGTATAGAGTTTGTTCGCCGTAAGAAATACGAGTATCAGTGTCGCAACGATCATCGTCGCGATGTCAAAAAGGTAGGCAGGTGCATTGATGGGCATGGGGTTTGCCAGCGCTGCTGAGCCAAGCACCACGGTTGTATTGGCGAGGTTCGAGCCGATGATGTTACCAATAGCCATATCGACTTTCCCTTTTACCGCAGCGGAGATACTGACGACGAGCTCAGGCATGGAGGTTCCCAGGGAGATCATGACGATACCGATGATCCACTCGGAGATACCGAAACTCTTGGCGATCTCCGAAGCGCTCTCTACGGTGAAATGCGCACCGACGATCACCAGTATGAAGGCTCCGATGAGTATGGGAATGACAATAACCCATGAGAAGTGGCTTACATCAACATCGTCAAGCTCCTCAAGCGGGATGCTTTTGGCATCCTGCAGTAAAAAGAGCAGGTAGGCACCCATGAGCAGCAGAAGCAGGATGGCATCGAAACGGGAGATGACACCGTCGAGGATCATCAGAATGAAGATCAGAACGGGAACCAGGGCCCAGGTACTGTCTTTGGCAAAGAAATCACGTTTGGGATTGATGCTTCTGGCAATGAGAAATACACTGGCAAGTACCAGCGTGATGTTCAGTATGTTGCTTCCGATCACGTTGGAGATGGCGATCTCCGGTTTATGGTTCATGCTTGCAGCGACACTCGCTGCCATTTCAGGCAGGGAAGTTCCAAGTGCGATCAGTGTCGCCCCGATGATGAATTCGGGAATGTTGAACTTCAGTGCGATCTTCTCACTCTGTTTGATGATGAGTTCAGCACCCCAGATGAGCGCACCCATTGCGATGACAAAAATGACAAAATTCATCGGTTTCCTTTAATCGTTTCGTATGATAAGACTGGAAGGCAGACCGAATTCTTCAATGATCTCCCGCTCTTTCTGGCGCATTTCGCCCTCATCCGTTTCATGGTCGTATCCCAGCAGATGCAAGAGTCCGTGTATGAAGAGCAGTTTGAGTTCGTCCTGCTCTGTATGGCCGTATGTCTTTGCTCTTTCTCTCACAAAATCAGCCGAGATGACGATCGTCCCCAGCGGTATATCAAAGACACTCTGTTCAGTAAAGGGTGTCTCCAGCGGAAAACTGAGAACATCGGTGGGATTGTCCCTGTCTCTGTATTCCCGGTTGAGTTCCTGTATGTTCTCATTGTCCGTGATGATGAGTTCTATCTCTCTGTTGGTCAAAGACTGCGCGATCTTCTCGAGGGCTTCGATATCGACATTTAAAGTGGTCTGATTATCCAGTTCTATTATAGTATGCATGCCCGAAGTTTACCCAAATCTTGGTAAAATGGTATTAAAAATTAGGATATCGTAATGGGTAAAAAAGCAGTCTGTATTATATCGGGAGGCATGGACAGTGCTCTAAGTGCAAAGATCGCACAGAAAGAGGGCTATGAGATTATTGCCTTGCATTTTAACTATGGACAGCGTACCCAGAACAAAGAGCTGGAATGTTTCCGAAAGATCACTCAGGAGCTGAATGCCTCGGAATCTTACGAGATCGATCTTGATTTCTTTGAACAGATTGGTGCCTCGGCACTGACGGACAAAAGTATTGACGTTCCTACCGGAGGGTTGGAAGAAGGTGTGCCGGTGACCTATGTGCCTTTCAGGAACGGCATCTTCCTCTCCATTGCTGCGGCTATTGCAGAGAAACATGGGGCTGAAGCACTCTTCATCGGTGTGGTTGAGGAGGATAGTTCCGGTTATCCGGACTGCCGTGAAAGCTACATTGAACAGATGCAGAAAGCGATCAACCTGGGTACGAAAGATGAGACGAACATCGAGATAAAGATGCCTCTTGTCTCACTGAAAAAGAGCCAGATCGTACAAAAAGCCATTGAGTTGGGTGTTCCCCTTGAAGATACATGGAGCTGTTATCAGGCGGAAGATGCAGCCTGCGGTGTCTGCGACAGCTGCCGCCTGCGCCTGCGCGGATTTGGGCTGGCCGGGGTGAAAGACCCCATTCCCTACAAAAAATGATTAGGATTTAAGTGAGAACTTCCCGATCTCTTCGAGGAAAGTTGTGGCATAAGCGCCTTTGGGAAGGTAAAAGTCCACGGTAAGTTTCTGCTGCTCTTTCTGATATGTTGTTTCGACCTCTTTGGGCCAGATCCAGGCAAAACGTCTGTCTCCCTTGAGTGAACTCAGTTCCGTATCGTCAAAAGGCTCTTCGAGATGGTAGGCGTCACTTTTGGCACGCATGGCATTGGCACCGCAGAGCAGTCCTGTCGGAGAGATTTTTGCCTGTTTGAATGCCAGGGCGCTTTGCATCATATCTTTGACATAGTTGGGTTTTCCGTAAGGGTAGGGCATGATGATATCCCCCAGAAAGAGTTTGAAGAACTGCGGCTGTTTGGCAAGTACTTTGACCAGCTCAGGAGGATATTTGAGTTTTTTGGCAGCGCTGTCAGGCTTCTCTTTGGCAATGACTGCAGAAAGTTTGACGCGTGAAGCGAGCCATTTGTTGAAGAGGTGGCTCTGATAGGCGGAAACAAGCAGTTTCTCTTTGCTCCCTTTAAGCTTTTTTCCGCTGTGTGCGATCTCCTTGCCCTGAAGGTAGGACTGGCTGTCCTCTCCAAAACGCTGGTAGCCGTAATAGTTCGGTATACCGTCCACCTGCATTTTCTTGGCAGTGGTGTTGAAGAACTTCGCATCTTTCTCGTTGATCTTGTGCAATACAATGCTAAAACGGTTTCCTTTGAGATGGCCTATTTTGATGGGAGCTTTGTTATAGGTACGTTCGAGTATTTCCACGCGTTCGGTCGTCAGATTTTTGTTGAGCTCTTTTTCATATCTTTTAGGCAAAGAGATGTACTGTATGGTTGTGGCATTTTTGTCTTTCAGACCCGCATACCCGATATCGCGTTCCTGAAGTCCGGTTGCTTTTGCCAGAACGGTCACGAGTTTCCAGGTGCTCATATCAGTCTTTTTGATCTTGAGAATGAGAAAATTTCCTATTCCCGTAAAATCATAGAGAGGTATTTCCTCAACGAAAAAACGTTCAATGGTCTGCTTGAAGTCAAAGTGAAGCGGTGAATGGTCGTAGGCATAGGTCTTAATATGATTCATACCGGAATTATAGCCAAATCTATCACCGTATGATACATCTGTCGTGTCACGCTGGGAAGTCATCCCATTCCACTCCATTTTTTATCAGATATTCGATACAATATAGTTCAGTTGAACTTATACAGTTTTATAATTTTATTGAGGAGAATAGATGAAAAAGATTTTGAAAATTGCAGTGCTGGCATTGCTGGTACCGGCAAGCGTCATGGCAGCAGAATTCTGGGTGGGGCTTTTTGCAAAAGATACAGGTTTTACCGGCCAGTCCTATACGACCAGCAAAAGTCTTGCACATTTAAAAACGAACATTGAGAATGAATGGGCAAAAGGCTATGACCTTATCGACGTCTCCTACGGACATGATGCCTGGATGGCACTCTATGCAGAAGGTACGGACTACAAGGAGCAGGCCTACATGCACAGACGTGATATTCAAAAGTTCAAAGAGGCGGTCAAAGCATATGAGGCGAAAGGATTTAAACTGGTCAATATCGAGTATGGGGCAGGTGACTGGCTGGGGATCTTTGCGCAGGGAAGCAGGTACGAAGATGTTCTGTTCGAATCGACAAGATACCGCGATGACTTTGAAAAAATCATTGTCAAACACTGGAGAGAGGGCTATATGCTCATAGATGTGGAAGCTGCCGAGGGCTACTGGACAGGTATATTTGCCAAGAATACCGGGTTCAAGGATCAGGCCTATACCATGGTCGATGAGTGGGAACTTGTCAGTCCGCAGATCAAAAAACGCTGGAAAGCAGGTTACAGACTGGTGAACATCGAATACACTGCAGGCGAATGGTTTCTTATTTTTGCTGTCTATCCCAAAGAGAGAGAAGAACTCTTCGCCAACAATAAAGATATTGAGGATTTCCAGGAAACGATCCGTAAAAACTGGAAAAAAGGCTATTACCTGATCGATCTTGCCAGCGGCAGGGACTGATCACCGGGATCATCCGCATTTCCCGGGGGCACATTTCATGCCTCCGCACTTTCCTTCCAGTTTGCTTTTCACGCTTCCTGTCTGCATACTGTCGATCATTTGCTGCATCTCTTTGGGATGTGCAATGAATTTGTAGCCTTTATAGAGTGTGTAGAATCCGTAAAAAACCACAAGCATAGCAGCCAGTTTCATCATAGTACCTCTCAAGGAGCCCTTTTGAAGGAACTTCGTGACTGTTCCCAAAAAGAAGAGTGCCGGAATGGTTGCAAGACCGAAGGTAGCCATGACGATGGCACCCCAGAGCGGACTGGCCGTAGCTGCCGCAAAGATGGCAAAAGAGTAGACCAGCCCGCAGGGGATGATACCGTTGAGCATCCCGAGCAGGTAGAAACTTGAAAGAGAATTGCTGCTGATGAGTTTCCTGAACATGTCCTGGTACCATCTGTTCTTCGAGACAGACCATTCTGCCGAATTGAGGAACTTGAGATTTCCCAGCAGGGAAAGCCCGGCAGCCACCATCAGGATACCGGTAATGACAAAGAGCACTCCTTTGGTCGTCGGGGTAAAGGCTATGGCTTTTCCCATTAGACCAAACAGAGCTCCCAATATACTGTAGGTGGTAACCCTTCCGAAGTTGTAGGCAAGATGTGAGATGGTCTGTCTTACCCATGAAGCCTTATGATCAATCTTGCTTGAGCTGTAAGCAACGACGATTCCTCCGCACATACCGATGCAGTGTCCTACACTGCCGAGAAAAGCCGTACTCAGGATGATGAGCAGATCAATATTGTTCATTATTATCTCGCTTTGGTTTAAAAATTATAAAACTATAGTCTTTTTTTGTTAAAATGGTGTTAAGTTAACCTCTAATAACAAGTGATACTCTAAGGAATATAATGCTTAAAACATTCAAAAGAAATGTCATGA
This DNA window, taken from Sulfurovum lithotrophicum, encodes the following:
- a CDS encoding helix-hairpin-helix domain-containing protein, translating into MQTLVTLLSNKTNLKPQVISNILKLLEEGATIPFIARYRKEMTGGASDGELRDFYEAYLSSKRLLERKEEILHILLEKELLTPALRGQIEEAATLTILEDLYRPYKEKKNTRASTAVKNGLEPLANILQSAKLSRKEFEVKAGQFARGNVKNVPEAIKGAQDIIAERYADTAKERTILRDLLLKHGMLEVKTGKEFEAQGVYKNYKDHKEKVAFIPSHRYLAIKRGEKEKQLSVKLTMDTERYFDTLKRYKLKEYMDSSKTLLLEAYKDGFKRLLFPSIEREVFALLKEKSDLAAIGVFGKNLIQLFMTPPVTNKVLLGADPAYRTGCKLAVLDKNGKYLDDALIFPTPPKSDYEGSRKTVLDLVKKYNIQGIAIGNGTASKETQEFFAKINKELNGQLKYTVVSEAGASVYSASKVAAEEYPDLDVTIRGAISIAGRVRDPMAALVKIDPKSLGIGQYQHDVDQKLLERKLHEGVEDLVNRVGADVNSASASLLSFVAGVGPKLAKSIVAYREKNGPFKSKKELLKVKGLGAKAYEQLAGFIRIRDGESIFDNTGIHPESYSVAKALEKISGDIDTKALSQELNVGEETLKDIIKELAKPGFDPREELPAIPFKDDMTDISMLREGSIVSGVVRNIADFGAFVDIGLKNDGMIHISQMSDKRIAHPLEVLSVNQYLPQIEVISIDVEKGKVRLSLKSIL
- a CDS encoding transglycosylase SLT domain-containing protein; the encoded protein is MAIGLQGCGEPSLEKIKTKIVKVETPHGEYTTVNKSSGAYGKYQIMPKTAKHYTRKLNIPHREWKKPENQDKIFTALLEDNINNLKKYGFKPDAFTVYGCHQQGATGFVCIMTNKNLSNKAYMRLRRNLPKKYRNVNKNELRETWIEYWKNRMREV
- a CDS encoding 3'-5' exonuclease; this encodes MTPTLYCVDVESTGVDLKNDRLIQLAFLKVQGEKIEAFNDLCYTDIEMNDTVIAVHNITNAMLEDKYWPYETDAFIELEKGNKPSNYFIAHGNELDVAMLEHEELFLKMQKIDTDKCARLLLKEANSYKLGDLITGYKLTSKAEAIAKKIGLEDIDAHDALSDALWHYVLFELLLEKAGGDIDALVTLTVEPMMLEKITFGKYKGKSFEEISEKSPLDLVWMYANMAADWPDLEYTLTHWLKQKEFFWNKAQQERKEAELLRF
- a CDS encoding calcium/sodium antiporter, yielding MNFVIFVIAMGALIWGAELIIKQSEKIALKFNIPEFIIGATLIALGTSLPEMAASVAASMNHKPEIAISNVIGSNILNITLVLASVFLIARSINPKRDFFAKDSTWALVPVLIFILMILDGVISRFDAILLLLLMGAYLLFLLQDAKSIPLEELDDVDVSHFSWVIVIPILIGAFILVIVGAHFTVESASEIAKSFGISEWIIGIVMISLGTSMPELVVSISAAVKGKVDMAIGNIIGSNLANTTVVLGSAALANPMPINAPAYLFDIATMIVATLILVFLTANKLYTKSAGISLIIILGLFLNNTIQSM
- the ybeY gene encoding rRNA maturation RNase YbeY — its product is MHTIIELDNQTTLNVDIEALEKIAQSLTNREIELIITDNENIQELNREYRDRDNPTDVLSFPLETPFTEQSVFDIPLGTIVISADFVRERAKTYGHTEQDELKLLFIHGLLHLLGYDHETDEGEMRQKEREIIEEFGLPSSLIIRND
- the queC gene encoding 7-cyano-7-deazaguanine synthase QueC; protein product: MGKKAVCIISGGMDSALSAKIAQKEGYEIIALHFNYGQRTQNKELECFRKITQELNASESYEIDLDFFEQIGASALTDKSIDVPTGGLEEGVPVTYVPFRNGIFLSIAAAIAEKHGAEALFIGVVEEDSSGYPDCRESYIEQMQKAINLGTKDETNIEIKMPLVSLKKSQIVQKAIELGVPLEDTWSCYQAEDAACGVCDSCRLRLRGFGLAGVKDPIPYKK
- a CDS encoding tRNA pseudouridine(13) synthase TruD, with the protein product MNHIKTYAYDHSPLHFDFKQTIERFFVEEIPLYDFTGIGNFLILKIKKTDMSTWKLVTVLAKATGLQERDIGYAGLKDKNATTIQYISLPKRYEKELNKNLTTERVEILERTYNKAPIKIGHLKGNRFSIVLHKINEKDAKFFNTTAKKMQVDGIPNYYGYQRFGEDSQSYLQGKEIAHSGKKLKGSKEKLLVSAYQSHLFNKWLASRVKLSAVIAKEKPDSAAKKLKYPPELVKVLAKQPQFFKLFLGDIIMPYPYGKPNYVKDMMQSALAFKQAKISPTGLLCGANAMRAKSDAYHLEEPFDDTELSSLKGDRRFAWIWPKEVETTYQKEQQKLTVDFYLPKGAYATTFLEEIGKFSLKS
- a CDS encoding DUF7477 domain-containing protein, which encodes MKKILKIAVLALLVPASVMAAEFWVGLFAKDTGFTGQSYTTSKSLAHLKTNIENEWAKGYDLIDVSYGHDAWMALYAEGTDYKEQAYMHRRDIQKFKEAVKAYEAKGFKLVNIEYGAGDWLGIFAQGSRYEDVLFESTRYRDDFEKIIVKHWREGYMLIDVEAAEGYWTGIFAKNTGFKDQAYTMVDEWELVSPQIKKRWKAGYRLVNIEYTAGEWFLIFAVYPKEREELFANNKDIEDFQETIRKNWKKGYYLIDLASGRD
- a CDS encoding sulfite exporter TauE/SafE family protein; translated protein: MNNIDLLIILSTAFLGSVGHCIGMCGGIVVAYSSSKIDHKASWVRQTISHLAYNFGRVTTYSILGALFGLMGKAIAFTPTTKGVLFVITGILMVAAGLSLLGNLKFLNSAEWSVSKNRWYQDMFRKLISSNSLSSFYLLGMLNGIIPCGLVYSFAIFAAATASPLWGAIVMATFGLATIPALFFLGTVTKFLQKGSLRGTMMKLAAMLVVFYGFYTLYKGYKFIAHPKEMQQMIDSMQTGSVKSKLEGKCGGMKCAPGKCG